From a single Micromonospora carbonacea genomic region:
- a CDS encoding SDR family NAD(P)-dependent oxidoreductase has translation MSHPTTWFVTGTSRGLGLELVTQLLRRGDAVAATTRTARRLDEALGGADRSRLLILELDLTDEAAVAAAVDQATRHFGQIDVVVNNAGYGFLGAVEEVSDTEARRMFDVQVFGVWNVLRAVLPAMRARRGGRIINISSILGMTAFPGWGLYCAGKYALEGLTEALAAEVAGFGIDVNLIEPGYTRTDFLRTTSLGLPSATIAGYEAIREMTEAHLAMPGTQLGDPVKAAAAIIDVAADGRAPLHQLLGSDSYGLAKARIEALAADVENGREVAFSTDGTPDA, from the coding sequence ATGTCGCACCCCACCACCTGGTTTGTCACCGGCACCTCGCGTGGCCTGGGACTGGAGCTGGTCACCCAGCTGCTGCGCCGCGGCGACGCCGTGGCCGCCACCACCCGCACGGCGCGGCGCCTCGACGAGGCACTCGGCGGAGCCGATCGGTCCCGACTGCTGATCCTCGAGCTCGACCTCACCGACGAGGCGGCCGTCGCGGCAGCCGTCGACCAGGCCACCCGGCACTTCGGCCAGATCGACGTGGTGGTCAACAACGCCGGTTACGGCTTCCTCGGCGCGGTCGAGGAGGTCTCCGACACCGAGGCCCGGCGGATGTTCGACGTACAGGTCTTCGGAGTCTGGAACGTGCTACGGGCCGTGCTGCCGGCCATGCGGGCCCGGCGTGGCGGCCGCATCATCAACATCTCGTCGATCCTCGGCATGACCGCGTTCCCCGGCTGGGGTCTCTACTGCGCCGGAAAGTACGCCCTGGAAGGCCTCACCGAGGCCCTGGCCGCCGAGGTCGCCGGGTTCGGCATCGACGTGAATCTCATCGAGCCCGGCTACACGCGCACCGACTTCCTGCGCACCACGTCTCTCGGCCTGCCGTCGGCGACGATCGCCGGTTACGAGGCGATCCGGGAGATGACCGAGGCGCACCTGGCGATGCCCGGCACCCAGCTCGGCGACCCGGTCAAGGCCGCCGCCGCGATCATCGACGTGGCCGCCGACGGCAGGGCCCCGTTGCACCAGCTGCTCGGCTCCGACTCGTACGGGCTGGCGAAGGCCCGCATCGAAGCGCTGGCCGCCGATGTCGAGAACGGCCGCGAGGTGGCCTTCTCCACCGACGGCACGCCGGACGCGTAA